Proteins encoded in a region of the Gallalistipes aquisgranensis genome:
- a CDS encoding GH92 family glycosyl hydrolase codes for MKTMFHILITLLLTVPALTAGATSPKRNIDYVDPLMGMHESRWMLFPGPTMPFGMVKLSPDNQTDTVWKAGYEYTVDNIAGFNHIHDWTMAGLLTMPVTGRLHTRPGSEDYVSEPGFHSKIDHSKEKASVGYYSVLLEDYGIRAELTATTRTGFHRYTFPASDSARIMLATHFFAEYPFDVDWASFRRVSDHEVVGFSKQKTFDNYSQLNNEYTVYFVVQVDKKFDSMGTWEGDDIRWNEEQVYGRGEVGAFLNFRTRPGEVIQMKTGISFVSIEQARENLRIESEPFGWDFDAVVENCRSAWEKILGTIGVEGSETDKKKFYTNFYRAYAGRSIFSDANGKYTDMCEQVAQLPAGDVIYSSDAFWNTFWNLNQLWSLATPEVTNSWVRSLLEFKRRGGWLPNGPTGLEYCDIMVAHHEIALINSAYQKGIRNFDAEEAFRAIRDQQTIPPAAHPCGGVVGNRQIVPYMKLGYVPFGPDSHYKFMGTFREGPASNTLDYAFDDWNVAMMAAALGKKEDYDIFLRRAFNYRNIFDSASRYMAPRLADGTFVDFGRLAGDPAWATHSNSWMGTGFIEGNAWQYTWYVPHDVNALVRMLGREEFVRRLDEGFRKSEKYGFNAPGDMFKDYPINHGNQPNMQAAYLFNYAGRPYLTQKWARAIMRDYYGSTPMHGWLGDEDQGQMGAWYVMSAMGLFQMDGGGSTEPVYEIGSPVFRKVVIRLDPAYYGGGEFVIEAKNASEKNIYIQSATLNGRPLHKPWFYHRELTEGGKLTLVMGDKPNLRWGSGPDAAPPSMSTTLRQTDFHSPSKHNDR; via the coding sequence ATGAAAACCATGTTCCATATCCTCATTACGCTCCTGCTGACGGTCCCGGCACTGACAGCAGGAGCAACCTCCCCGAAACGCAACATCGACTACGTGGATCCCCTGATGGGGATGCACGAGAGCCGCTGGATGCTCTTTCCTGGCCCGACTATGCCTTTCGGCATGGTCAAGCTGAGTCCCGACAACCAGACCGACACCGTCTGGAAGGCCGGATACGAATACACGGTTGACAACATCGCGGGATTCAACCACATCCACGACTGGACGATGGCAGGGCTCCTCACCATGCCGGTCACAGGCAGGCTCCACACCCGGCCCGGCTCGGAAGACTACGTGAGCGAACCGGGATTCCACTCGAAAATCGACCACAGCAAGGAGAAGGCATCAGTGGGATACTACTCCGTCCTGCTGGAAGACTATGGTATCCGGGCAGAGTTGACTGCCACCACCCGTACCGGATTTCACAGGTACACCTTCCCCGCTTCCGATTCCGCACGGATCATGCTTGCCACCCATTTCTTCGCCGAATATCCGTTCGACGTGGACTGGGCCTCGTTCCGCCGGGTCAGCGACCACGAAGTGGTGGGATTTTCCAAACAGAAGACTTTCGACAACTACTCTCAGCTCAACAATGAATACACAGTCTACTTCGTAGTGCAGGTCGATAAAAAATTCGACTCCATGGGCACCTGGGAAGGCGACGACATCCGTTGGAACGAAGAGCAGGTTTACGGCCGCGGCGAGGTAGGCGCCTTCCTCAATTTCAGGACCCGACCGGGCGAAGTGATCCAGATGAAAACCGGCATCTCCTTCGTCAGTATCGAACAGGCCAGGGAGAATCTCCGCATCGAGAGCGAACCTTTCGGGTGGGATTTCGATGCCGTGGTGGAAAACTGCCGTTCGGCCTGGGAAAAGATACTGGGCACGATCGGCGTCGAGGGCTCCGAAACGGACAAAAAGAAATTCTACACCAACTTCTACCGCGCCTACGCCGGCCGCTCCATATTCAGCGACGCGAACGGCAAATACACGGACATGTGCGAACAGGTGGCCCAACTCCCCGCCGGCGACGTAATCTATTCCAGCGACGCCTTCTGGAACACTTTCTGGAACCTGAACCAGCTCTGGTCGCTGGCCACGCCGGAGGTAACGAACTCATGGGTACGTTCCCTGCTCGAATTCAAAAGACGGGGCGGATGGCTGCCCAACGGTCCGACCGGGCTGGAGTACTGCGACATCATGGTGGCCCACCACGAAATCGCACTGATCAACAGCGCCTATCAGAAAGGCATACGCAACTTCGACGCCGAAGAGGCCTTTCGGGCCATCCGCGACCAGCAGACAATCCCTCCCGCAGCCCATCCCTGCGGCGGTGTGGTCGGCAATCGCCAGATCGTACCCTACATGAAACTGGGCTACGTTCCCTTCGGACCGGATTCCCACTACAAATTCATGGGCACCTTCCGGGAAGGACCCGCCTCCAACACGCTCGACTACGCTTTCGACGACTGGAACGTAGCCATGATGGCCGCAGCGCTCGGCAAGAAAGAGGATTACGATATCTTTCTCCGCCGGGCCTTCAACTACCGCAACATTTTCGACTCCGCAAGCCGCTACATGGCACCGCGCCTGGCCGACGGCACGTTCGTCGATTTCGGCAGACTGGCCGGAGACCCCGCGTGGGCGACCCATTCCAACTCATGGATGGGCACCGGATTCATCGAAGGGAATGCGTGGCAATACACCTGGTACGTTCCCCACGACGTGAACGCCCTGGTCCGGATGCTCGGCCGGGAGGAGTTCGTCCGCCGGCTGGACGAAGGTTTCCGCAAATCGGAAAAATACGGATTCAACGCCCCCGGCGACATGTTCAAAGACTACCCCATCAACCACGGCAACCAACCCAATATGCAGGCCGCCTATCTGTTCAACTATGCGGGCAGGCCCTACCTGACCCAGAAATGGGCCCGGGCCATCATGCGCGACTACTACGGCTCGACCCCCATGCACGGTTGGCTCGGAGACGAAGACCAGGGGCAGATGGGTGCATGGTACGTGATGAGCGCCATGGGACTCTTCCAGATGGACGGGGGAGGATCCACCGAACCCGTCTACGAAATCGGCTCGCCGGTTTTCCGGAAAGTCGTGATCCGGCTCGATCCGGCCTACTACGGCGGAGGAGAGTTCGTGATCGAGGCGAAGAACGCAAGCGAAAAGAACATCTATATCCAATCGGCCACCCTCAACGGCCGGCCGTTACACAAACCGTGGTTCTACCACAGGGAACTCACAGAGGGGGGAAAGCTGACCCTGGTGATGGGCGACAAGCCCAATCTCCGCTGGGGTTCGGGCCCCGATGCGGCCCCGCCGTCGATGAGCACCACATTACGCCAAACCGATTTTCATTCACCCTCCAAACATAACGACCGATGA
- a CDS encoding alkaline phosphatase, whose amino-acid sequence MKYRHCILFLLCALTLSGTARTRPEVNLHAHSHNDYLRALPFYQAYGQRFASIEADVMLVGDRLLVAHDRQGLDSLRTFERLYARPIAEQMELNGGTPYPGGGRLQLLIDLKTPAATTLPALLKVLEPLRHCFDPSVNPSAVKVIVSGSMPSPDQFSRYDRMIFFDGLPSVDYTPEQRARLGMVSAPFTRFSTWNGLGRMTHKEYDAVKTWVNSIHATGLPVRFWAAPDTKTAWQAFLGMGIDFVNTDRPEALATFLNEYDRSRFDRAIPYTPYQPTYASDGSKKRPRNIILLIGDGMGLASMWAGHTLNGGTSNISRMRQIGLCNTVSLDNYHTDSAAAATALASGEKTNNRSIGVDAGDRNLANLPERLSPQGIACGVVTTDLITGATPSGFYAHRGDRGEADSIVSDLKGSPLRFLVGGADRSRPEIKPRWEKIAGEAGYQIADGVQALKTAPRETQVLCFADNYHNDTISMLEEAFPVALERLANSGRGFFLMAEGAKIDSYAHANDLSGMYAELRSFDRTVGQALAWADRDGETLVIVIADHETGGIALLDGSYRTPSELLVHFGTTDHTGIPVPVYAYGPSSTLFGGFTDNTQVSRTILELMQKK is encoded by the coding sequence ATGAAATACCGTCACTGCATACTGTTTCTGCTGTGCGCCCTTACACTTTCGGGTACGGCCCGGACCCGGCCCGAAGTGAATCTCCATGCCCATTCCCACAACGACTACCTGCGGGCCCTGCCATTCTATCAGGCATACGGACAGCGCTTCGCCTCGATCGAAGCCGACGTAATGCTGGTAGGCGATCGCTTGCTGGTCGCCCACGACAGACAAGGTCTCGACTCCCTGCGTACGTTCGAGAGACTGTACGCCCGTCCCATAGCCGAACAGATGGAACTCAACGGCGGCACGCCCTACCCCGGAGGAGGACGCCTGCAACTGCTGATCGACTTGAAAACTCCGGCCGCCACGACCCTTCCGGCCCTGCTGAAGGTTCTTGAGCCGCTGCGCCACTGTTTCGATCCGTCCGTCAACCCCTCGGCCGTAAAGGTCATTGTCAGCGGCTCCATGCCTTCGCCCGACCAGTTCTCCCGTTACGACCGGATGATCTTTTTCGACGGTCTCCCCTCGGTGGACTACACGCCGGAACAACGTGCACGGCTCGGAATGGTAAGTGCCCCCTTCACCCGCTTCTCCACCTGGAACGGACTGGGACGAATGACCCACAAGGAGTACGATGCCGTGAAAACCTGGGTCAATTCGATACATGCCACGGGGTTGCCCGTCCGTTTCTGGGCCGCTCCCGACACCAAGACTGCATGGCAGGCCTTTCTCGGCATGGGAATCGACTTCGTCAACACCGACCGGCCCGAAGCGCTGGCAACCTTTCTGAATGAATACGACCGTTCCCGCTTCGACAGGGCGATTCCGTACACCCCCTATCAACCCACCTATGCCTCCGACGGCAGCAAAAAACGTCCCAGAAACATCATCCTGCTCATTGGCGACGGCATGGGACTGGCCTCCATGTGGGCCGGCCACACCCTCAACGGCGGAACCAGCAACATCTCCCGCATGCGACAGATCGGTCTCTGCAATACCGTCTCACTGGACAACTACCACACCGACTCCGCCGCCGCGGCCACGGCACTCGCCTCGGGCGAAAAGACCAACAACCGCAGCATCGGAGTGGATGCCGGAGACAGAAACCTTGCGAATCTTCCGGAACGACTCTCTCCCCAGGGAATCGCCTGCGGCGTGGTGACTACCGATCTGATCACCGGAGCGACCCCCTCAGGATTCTACGCCCACCGGGGTGACCGGGGTGAAGCGGATTCGATCGTATCCGACCTGAAAGGTTCCCCGCTGCGTTTTCTGGTAGGTGGTGCCGACCGCTCGCGGCCCGAAATCAAACCGCGCTGGGAAAAGATCGCCGGAGAGGCCGGCTACCAGATAGCCGACGGAGTGCAGGCGCTGAAAACGGCCCCTCGGGAGACGCAAGTGCTCTGCTTCGCCGACAACTACCATAACGACACGATCAGTATGCTGGAAGAGGCGTTCCCCGTGGCGCTGGAACGTCTGGCAAATTCCGGACGAGGGTTCTTCCTCATGGCCGAAGGTGCGAAGATCGACTCCTACGCCCACGCGAACGACCTCTCCGGAATGTATGCCGAACTCCGTTCGTTCGATCGAACAGTAGGCCAGGCTCTCGCATGGGCCGACCGGGACGGAGAAACCCTCGTCATCGTGATCGCGGACCACGAAACGGGCGGTATCGCCCTGCTCGACGGCAGCTACCGCACCCCGTCCGAACTGTTGGTACATTTCGGCACAACCGACCATACGGGAATTCCCGTTCCGGTCTATGCTTACGGACCCTCCTCCACCCTATTCGGCGGCTTCACCGACAATACCCAAGTCTCCCGGACAATCCTCGAACTGATGCAGAAAAAATGA
- a CDS encoding DUF5106 domain-containing protein: protein MRRTGVIALLAAATLALSCGERSYRIAVTIDSSLPGDTVTLSGFDGRTFIPVDSLRIPAEVPRVIFSADSLLPAGLYVVSLNREDLFEIIVSGPAGQRFSARINPENGDGVRFEGSAENSQNAEFQRRIAAIRDRLPADGPSPETDAALTELQQNTAAETRGSLLSSMIRAQMPVPVPLYLTGKEERERYRREHMWDRFDFSDERLIRTPLLYGQLRRFVQSFPERDEEARTRAVCALLERTTTDGVSGAMQRYIPATLFSLYDDRESPLASDSMVLLTGTYLLANRLHDGLADSLRICFAMENARKNRIGHTAADFTLTDAQNRPVSLHRIEARYTLLYFFDPDCSVCQQVTEAVEFLKRKYGPAGLQVVSVYTESETDKWRTYLSSGRLRNCINLHAPSGGNDIRERYDLFGMPILYLLDERKRVVLKNIPPTDPVTPVFYHMNRINEEKKSH from the coding sequence ATGAGACGTACCGGCGTCATAGCACTTCTTGCAGCGGCAACGCTCGCCCTCTCCTGCGGAGAGAGGAGCTACCGGATCGCTGTCACGATCGACAGTTCCCTTCCGGGCGACACCGTGACGCTGAGCGGATTCGACGGACGGACATTCATCCCGGTCGATTCGCTCCGTATACCGGCGGAAGTCCCTCGGGTAATTTTCTCCGCCGACAGCCTGTTGCCCGCAGGACTCTACGTAGTCTCTCTCAACCGGGAAGATCTCTTCGAGATCATCGTATCCGGCCCCGCGGGCCAACGTTTCTCCGCCCGGATAAACCCCGAAAACGGAGACGGAGTCCGGTTCGAAGGATCGGCCGAGAATTCACAAAACGCCGAATTCCAACGACGGATCGCCGCAATCCGTGACCGCCTCCCGGCAGACGGACCCTCTCCGGAAACGGATGCCGCCCTGACCGAACTTCAGCAAAATACGGCAGCAGAAACCCGGGGAAGCCTTCTCTCCTCCATGATTCGGGCACAGATGCCGGTTCCCGTCCCCCTTTACCTGACAGGGAAAGAAGAACGGGAACGTTATCGACGCGAACACATGTGGGACCGGTTCGATTTCTCGGACGAACGGCTGATCCGTACCCCGCTGCTCTACGGTCAACTGCGCCGATTCGTGCAATCCTTTCCGGAAAGGGACGAGGAGGCACGTACCCGTGCGGTCTGTGCCCTGCTGGAACGGACGACGACCGACGGCGTGTCCGGGGCGATGCAGCGTTACATCCCGGCCACACTCTTCTCCCTGTACGACGACCGGGAATCGCCCCTCGCATCCGATTCGATGGTGCTGCTGACGGGAACCTACCTGCTTGCCAACAGACTCCACGACGGACTGGCCGACAGTCTGCGGATCTGTTTTGCCATGGAGAATGCCCGCAAAAACCGGATAGGCCATACGGCCGCTGATTTCACCCTGACCGACGCACAGAACCGCCCCGTATCTCTGCACCGGATCGAAGCCCGGTATACGCTGCTCTACTTCTTCGACCCGGACTGTTCCGTCTGCCAACAGGTGACCGAAGCCGTCGAATTCCTGAAACGGAAATACGGTCCCGCAGGCTTGCAGGTGGTATCCGTCTATACGGAATCCGAAACGGACAAATGGCGCACCTACCTGTCCTCGGGCCGGCTCAGAAACTGCATCAACCTGCATGCCCCATCCGGAGGAAACGATATCCGGGAACGTTACGACCTGTTCGGTATGCCGATCCTCTATCTGCTCGACGAACGCAAACGGGTCGTACTGAAAAACATCCCGCCTACCGACCCGGTAACTCCCGTATTCTACCACATGAACCGAATCAATGAAGAAAAGAAATCCCATTAA
- a CDS encoding PI-PLC domain-containing protein, translating to MKRLLFLLFPVLALCTTPARAQWSPLGYDASKVHSHNDYSSAAPFTAAYDARCGSIEADIVLSGNELYVTHNTGDINASRTLRKLYLEPIIERYRANGDRPYPDRDYSFCLVLDIKQGGADAVAKVFEQIGSDLDVFDTSTNPLAVKIIFSGSRPAASTWADYPAYVWFDHTSPDLSSLNAAQRSHLGMISLQYGNYLTVTDLNELTVMEYATLKSLVTRADGIPVRLWEAPDNERAWYVLANSGMGYVNTDQPASCADYFENYRRSRYPALALDREYAPGAADVPLVLTRPYDAPVYEAFRIDGTPETSGSLRPSTLSPGRHSVEYRIRSASVLTVVETSVQIR from the coding sequence ATGAAACGCCTTCTATTCCTGCTTTTCCCGGTACTGGCACTCTGTACGACGCCCGCCCGGGCCCAGTGGAGTCCCCTCGGCTACGACGCCTCGAAAGTGCACTCCCACAATGACTACTCTTCCGCAGCCCCGTTCACCGCAGCCTATGATGCCCGGTGCGGTTCGATCGAGGCGGACATCGTCCTCTCCGGGAACGAGCTCTACGTCACCCACAACACCGGCGACATCAATGCCTCCCGGACCCTCCGGAAACTTTACCTGGAACCGATCATAGAGCGCTACCGGGCCAACGGCGACCGCCCCTACCCGGACCGGGATTACTCTTTCTGCCTGGTGCTCGACATCAAACAGGGAGGTGCCGATGCTGTGGCCAAAGTGTTCGAACAGATCGGTTCCGACCTGGACGTATTCGACACCTCGACCAATCCCCTTGCCGTGAAGATCATCTTTTCGGGCAGCCGGCCTGCAGCTTCGACATGGGCGGACTACCCCGCCTATGTCTGGTTCGATCACACCTCGCCCGACCTCTCTTCCCTGAACGCCGCCCAGCGCAGCCACTTGGGCATGATCAGCCTCCAGTACGGCAACTACCTGACCGTCACAGACCTCAACGAACTGACCGTCATGGAGTACGCCACCCTCAAAAGCCTCGTCACCCGTGCCGACGGCATTCCGGTCCGTCTCTGGGAAGCGCCCGACAACGAACGGGCCTGGTACGTCCTGGCCAACAGCGGCATGGGCTATGTCAACACGGACCAGCCGGCCTCGTGCGCCGATTATTTCGAAAACTACCGCCGTTCCCGCTATCCGGCTCTGGCCCTCGACCGGGAATACGCTCCGGGAGCCGCCGACGTGCCCCTGGTTCTGACCCGTCCTTATGACGCCCCCGTCTACGAGGCTTTCCGCATCGACGGCACCCCCGAGACCTCCGGTTCGCTCCGCCCCTCGACCCTTTCCCCAGGACGCCACAGCGTGGAATACCGCATACGCAGCGCATCCGTACTGACCGTAGTCGAAACCTCCGTACAAATCCGATAA
- a CDS encoding sialate O-acetylesterase: protein MKTISLCTIALSLCLTAARAEVRMPAIFGDGMVLQREDSAALWGRAEPGKSVTVFTSWNGKRYRTRTGSDGRWRLRVETGPAGCGHTVTVTEGNTLRFDDVALGEVWLCSGQSNMEMPVKGFVGQPVEGAAEAISTSTDPGLRLFSVAQHCSPSPCEGLDGRWSEASPASVAEFSATAYFFGRMLRRALGVPVGLVKSSWNGTSIERWMSRESLETAFAGEVPLPDTTQAELFRHAANTGLYNGMIAPLAGYGIRGVIWYQGESNRHDPTLYGRLFPVLVETWRRAWDIGPFPFYYVQIAPYEYRDPGHNSALFREVQTLLQERVPGTAMVALTDLGEAECIHPSRKREVGERLARLALTRDYGQQGYESEAPLCRSLEIRGDRVELHFSHAPLGLCAQGPLEGLFEVAGADRVFHPAHARISGNKVIVRSDRVEHPEAVRYCFRDFCTGTLYNTFGHPVPSFRTDDWPLLPPPPGPERK, encoded by the coding sequence ATGAAAACCATCTCCCTCTGCACGATAGCCCTGTCTCTCTGTCTGACCGCTGCACGGGCTGAAGTGCGGATGCCCGCCATCTTCGGCGACGGCATGGTACTCCAGCGGGAAGACAGTGCGGCCCTCTGGGGCCGGGCCGAACCCGGAAAGAGCGTGACCGTCTTCACCTCATGGAACGGGAAACGCTACCGCACCCGGACCGGCTCCGACGGCAGATGGCGCCTCCGGGTCGAAACCGGACCGGCCGGCTGCGGCCACACCGTCACCGTCACCGAAGGAAACACGCTGCGTTTCGACGACGTGGCCCTGGGCGAGGTGTGGCTCTGCTCCGGACAATCCAACATGGAGATGCCGGTGAAAGGTTTCGTCGGTCAACCGGTAGAAGGGGCAGCGGAGGCCATCTCCACAAGCACCGACCCCGGCCTGCGGCTCTTCTCCGTCGCCCAGCACTGCAGCCCCTCGCCCTGCGAAGGTCTCGACGGCCGCTGGAGCGAAGCATCCCCCGCCTCCGTGGCGGAATTCAGTGCGACGGCCTATTTCTTCGGCCGTATGCTCCGCCGGGCGCTGGGCGTTCCCGTCGGCCTCGTCAAATCCTCGTGGAACGGCACCTCCATCGAACGCTGGATGAGCCGTGAAAGCCTCGAAACGGCCTTCGCGGGAGAGGTTCCCCTCCCCGACACCACACAGGCCGAACTCTTCCGCCACGCGGCCAACACGGGACTCTACAACGGCATGATCGCCCCGCTGGCCGGCTACGGCATACGAGGCGTGATCTGGTACCAGGGCGAAAGCAACCGGCACGATCCCACGCTCTACGGCCGGCTCTTTCCGGTGCTGGTCGAGACGTGGCGCCGGGCGTGGGACATCGGACCGTTTCCGTTCTATTACGTCCAGATCGCCCCTTACGAATACCGTGATCCGGGCCACAACTCGGCCCTCTTCCGGGAAGTCCAGACACTCCTGCAGGAACGGGTTCCCGGCACGGCCATGGTAGCCCTGACCGATCTGGGAGAGGCCGAATGCATCCACCCCTCCCGCAAACGGGAGGTCGGCGAACGGTTGGCCCGCCTCGCCCTGACCCGCGACTACGGACAGCAGGGTTACGAATCCGAAGCGCCGCTCTGCCGGAGCCTGGAGATTCGCGGCGACCGGGTCGAACTGCACTTTTCCCATGCCCCGCTGGGGCTCTGTGCGCAGGGCCCGCTCGAAGGACTCTTCGAAGTGGCGGGTGCCGACCGTGTCTTCCACCCCGCCCATGCCCGGATCAGCGGAAACAAGGTGATCGTCCGCTCCGACCGCGTCGAACACCCGGAAGCCGTGCGCTACTGTTTCCGGGATTTTTGCACGGGCACGCTGTACAACACGTTCGGCCACCCCGTTCCCTCGTTCCGCACGGACGACTGGCCGCTGCTGCCCCCACCTCCCGGCCCGGAACGGAAATGA